A DNA window from Drosophila pseudoobscura strain MV-25-SWS-2005 chromosome 2, UCI_Dpse_MV25, whole genome shotgun sequence contains the following coding sequences:
- the LOC6896990 gene encoding uncharacterized protein — protein sequence MMASLDFRVLLALLLLGSTKATPSTETPSALLPLEARNADLSGEEDIISTSYVLPNQIFNEGKPYYPRHDPVSGQLDFSAKKQAGIQPEINEVLDPNEKIVLSGASSPNIHDFLNLPVKYSSSKFVYPLVSSSYANLKYQGSNKNYITNKKPTSVVAPVTPPPPSYHSSNYFTVPTTKLTAVTPTAGAYYPHPSSSSSSSSSTSTTTKATTTAATTTQGTLPPSRRPIPVTTTTTTTTTTTVPAVKYTTTSRRPIPLHAAPTTTQPPRTSTTRKKFVPTKKYSPTLPSSSSRTPIELEERRPSTTQQPRPTPSSSDVAFTTHHATPQAAIFPTEPMTTAKIYTTSSTSPPVVFTEGPTPPPPFSPIPGTGIPNLDPADVYHTLGQKNTQAEEQQQQKEQQLQKEQEQQYQQQQQKFQQQEQQQYMQQQHMQQQHMQQQHLQQQQQQQQKQQQQQQQQQKQQQQKQQQQQQVQQQQKQQQQQQQVQQQQQQHQQQQQQQQQQQQHQQQQQQQQQQQQHQQQQQQQQQLQPPPRPPMTLSDIFNSLAEEESAVAHNYQQNQGFDSQGNLIEPIAPSKPSPFAMQQAVGQPQPQPQPGAPQRPSTAGAGPTPGQSPYPNDQKVISGSQENYSNEYVSYQVQQPNVMQYRPVPGQINNVVISPGQHSASFVLGSQVQQVSVGHPSVEKEPLFAKDTPGVQYGQVINEDIGNIKRPVPVPYKPAAPQEHPMPTSYQQMPIVQQNSNFHQNGNMATAGTTVPAGSYQEPPPEAPSPYQQLPLIGSNIRPANKPVAPKPEQPAPSYQPTKASTPHQTPPTRPAVHGDDTQDLLVSSNIRFPVLAEETSVELASSAVGPGPPAGPHINGHAQPLSLQQIHNSNPVVFPKVKDEETPGANVQIQQHEVVNLNQQQQQLKFPAQQPGHGEQPSREMEPPPRYPTTSSGPQVPSTPGNRPPFYNEFNRKPQGGPRPSNLPNILPQFRPNAKISSGHPPTLKQDPGNIRLPTQGMKRPYNPSAPPHFAHRRQPLQQQMLQKRYPMNRISEYPVGPQGVGGDINRRVYRLPPYGGQNMPYRPDHMYARRPNGPSPANGPLRSVDGYPAERHAPSAGSEAYQTINAEGAADFEEEDLVINDPPQPVTPSKDRMGVEETKLEPVVTLQMLQSQKKAVSLPGDDTGAGEIQVTADNDPQEAEASSLSQQKLDPSGMYVVFPLKGSEKQQIEGEPPSAPAEYQNTPFSVIRDQPQEPILKNKKPQSLQQQNKAQQMPKEKFPYPIEKPDPSYSELNPNPESQGHVPGVLIAPRIIHGAFGTGTETPIAIAYTPTEPSVFRRTSAAGDQDPKFSNINLATPVISEIRQDTQTEEGLSSDFDLRGQNYEKNFMAPFYPSVSLGGGGAGASGAAAVNWNIVPSTTDQAIYEKNSINRADVEPAEETKEKESATASALTAEKNPELDSFQPQLQGGFKPIYPPGYQHVEQLIDHEDAKNRDQDQPLALPLVAVTTSTAKPATAAATSSSSSSTTTTTSTTNQPGTTKASATATTTTTTQAPAGSVKPTQRKKSTFETSLAALLFGDEDEEDGARKSAELPKAQAGPRNVPRMGPRSLTLS from the exons CGAAGAGGACATCATCTCCACCAGCTATGTGCTGCCCAATCAGATCTTCAACGAGGGCAAGCCCTACTATCCCCGGCACGATCCCGTGTCGGGGCAGCTGGACTTCAGTGCCAAAAAGCAGGCCGGCATCCAGCCCGAGATCAACGAGGTGCTCGATCCCAACGAGAAGATAGTGCTGAGCGGTGCCTCCTCGCCAAACATACACGACTTCCTCAACCTGCCGGTGAAGTACTCGTCCTCGAAGTTCGTCTACCCGCTGGTCTCCAGCTCGTATGCCAATCTCAAGTACCAGGGCAGCAACAAGAACTACATCACCAACAAGAAGCCCACCTCCGTGGTGGCTCCGGTGACGCCTCCGCCGCCCAGCTACCACAGTTCCAATTACTTCACGGTGCCGACAACGAAACTCACGGCAGTGACCCCCACTGCAGGAGCCTACTATCCGCATcccagtagcagcagcagcagcagcagcagcacgagcaCCACAACCAAGGCAACCACCACGGCAGCGACCACTACCCAAGGAACATTGCCGCCATCCAGGAGACCCATCCCCgtgacgacaacaacaacaacgacgacaacaacaactgttCCGGCGGTCAAGTACACCACCACGTCCCGTCGGCCCATTCCGCTGCATGCTGCACCGACAACCACTCAGCCGCCACGCACCAGCACCACCCGCAAGAAGTTTGTGCCCACCAAGAAGTACAGTCCCACattgcccagcagcagcagcaggacaccGATCGAACTGGAGGAGCGACGCCCAAGCACCACCCAACAGCCGCGTCCcactcccagcagcagcgatgtGGCATTCACCACCCACCATGCCACACCCCAGGCAGCCATCTTTCCCACAGAGCCCATGACGACGGCGAAAATTTACACCACTTCCAGCACAAGTCCACCCGTTGTCTTCACGGAGGGTCCCACGCCACCGCCGCCCTTCAGCCCCATACCAGGCACAGGCATACCGAATCTCGATCCCGCGGATGTGTACCACACTTTGGGCCAGAAGAACACGCAGGcggaggaacagcagcagcagaaggagcagcagttgcagaaggagcaagagcagcaatatcaacagcaacagcagaagttccagcaacaggaacagcagcaatatatgcaacagcaacatatgcaacaacaacatatgcagcagcaacatctgcagcagcaacagcagcaacaacagaagcagcagcaacagcagcagcagcagcagaagcagcaacaacagaagcagcagcaacagcagcaggtgcagcagcaacaaaagcagcaacaacagcagcagcaggtacagcagcaacagcagcaacatcagcagcaacagcaacagcagcagcagcaacaacagcaccaacagcaacagcagcaacaacagcagcagcagcaacatcagcaacagcaacagcaacaacagcagctgcagccccCACCAAGACCCCCAATGACGCTCAGTGACATATTCAACAGCCTAGCGGAAGAAGAGTCTGCAGTGGCGCACAACTACCAACAGAACCAAGGATTTGATTCCCAGGGCAATCTAATAGAACCGATTGCCCCCTCAAAGCCATCGCCATTCGCCATGCAACAGGCAGTTGGACAGCCacaaccccagccccagcccggAGCACCCCAAAGGCCCAGCACAGCAGGAGCGGGGCCCACTCCCGGACAGAGTCCATACCCCAACGATCAGAAGGTGATCTCGGGCAGCCAGGAGAACTATAGCAACGAATATGTGTCCTATCAGGTGCAGCAGCCGAATGTGATGCAATACCGACCGGTGCCCGGCCAGATCAACAACGTGGTCATCTCGCCCGGACAGCACTCGGCCTCCTTTGTGCTCGGCAGCCAGGTGCAGCAGGTGAGCGTGGGCCATCCCAGCGTCGAGAAGGAGCCACTCTTTGCCAAGGACACGCCGGGCGTCCAGTACGGCCAGGTGATTAACGAGGACATTGGCAACATTAAGCgacctgtgcctgtgccgtACAAGCCGGCAGCTCCCCAGGAGCACCCAATGCCCACGAGCTATCAGCAGATGCCGATCGTCCAGCAGAACTCCAACTTCCACCAGAACGGAAACATGGCCACAGCTGGAACCACTGTGCCAGCCGGTTCCTACCAAGAGCCGCCGCCAGAGGCGCCCAGCCCATaccagcagctgccgctgatTGGCTCCAATATCAGGCCAGCGAATAAGCCAGTGGCCCCGAAGCCAGAGCAGCCAGCTCCGTCTTACCAGCCCACTAAGGCGTCGACACCACACCAGACGCCACCCACGCGGCCGGCGGTGCATGGGGATGACACCCAGGATCTCCTCGTCTCCAGCAACATTCGCTTCCCAGTGCTGGCCGAGGAGACCTCCGTGGAGCTGGCATCTTCGGCTGTTGGGCCCGGTCCGCCTGCCGGACCCCACATCAATGGCCATGCACAGCCGCTGAGCCTGCAGCAGATACACAACTCCAATCCCGTCGTCTTTCCCAAGGTCAAAGACGAGGAGACGCCCGGCGCCAATGTGCAGATCCAGCAGCACGAAGTGGTCAACCtcaaccagcagcaacagcaattg AAATTCCCTGCCCAGCAGCCGGGACATGGCGAGCAGCCCTCTCGGGAAATGGAGCCGCCGCCGCGCTACCCCACCACTTCGTCCGGGCCACAGGTTCCGTCCACGCCAGGCAATCGTCCTCCCTTCTACAATGAGTTCAACCGCAAGCCCCAGGGTGGCCCACGGCCCAGCAACTTGCCCAACATTCTGCCCCAGTTCCGGCCCAATGCGAAGATCTCCAGCGGCCATCCGCCAACACTGAAGCAGGACCCGGGCAACATCCGCCTGCCCACGCAGGGCATGAAGCGACCCTACAATCCCTCAGCGCCGCCCCATTTCGCCCACCGCCGacagccgctgcagcagcagatgctgcAAAAGCGCTACCCCATGAACCGCATCTCCGAGTATCCAGTGGGGCCGCAAGGTGTCGGCGGCGATATAAACAGACGGGTCTACCGCCTGCCGCCCTACGGAGGTCAGAACATGCCCTACCGACCGGATCACATGTACGCGCGTCGTCCCAATGGGCCCAGTCCTGCCAATGGACCCCTGCGATCCGTGGATGGCTATCCGGCAGAGCGACATGCCCCATCGGCCGGCTCTGAGGCGTACCAGACCATCAACGCCGAGGGAGCCGCAGACTTTGAGGAGGAGGATTTGGTTATCAACGATCCGCCGCAGCCGGTGACGCCCAGCAAGGATCGCATGGGCGTGGAGGAGACCAAACTGGAGCCCGTGGTTACTCTGCAAATGCTGCAGTCCCAGAAGAAGGCGGTGAGCCTGCCCGGAGATGATACTGGAGCAGGGGAGATACAAGTTACGGCCGACAATGATCCCCAGGAGGCGGAGGCCTCAAGCCTTAGCCAGCAGAAGCTGGACCCCAGCGGAATGTACGTGGTGTTCCCCCTGAAAGGATCAGAGAAGCAACAGATCGAGGGAGAGCCACCTTCGGCTCCAGCGGAGTACCAGAACACGCCATTCTCGGTGATTCGTGACCAGCCCCAGGAGCCGATACTGAAGAACAAGAAGCCGCagtcgctgcagcagcagaacaagGCCCAGCAGATGCCCAAGGAGAAGTTCCCATATCCAATCGAGAAGCCCGATCCATCGTACTCCGAGCTCAACCCGAATCCCGAGTCTCAGGGCCATGTGCCGGGCGTGCTCATTGCGCCCCGCATCATCCACGGAGCCTTTGGTACCGGCACCGAAACCCCCATCGCCATTGCATACACGCCCACAGAGCCCAGCGTCTTCCGACGGACGTCGGCAGCCGGGGACCAGGATCCGAAGTTCTCCAACATCAATCTGGCCACGCCCGTGATCAGCGAGATCCGGCAGGACACCCAGACGGAGGAGGGACTAAGCAGCGACTTTGATCTGCGCGGCCAGAACTACGAGAAGAACTTCATGGCGCCCTTCTATCCCAGCGTAAGTCTGGGCGGAGGGGGAGCGGGAGCCAGCGGTGCTGCGGCTGTCAACTGGAACATTGTGCCCTCAACCACGGACCAGGCGATCTACGAGAAGAACAGCATCAACCGGGCCGATGTGGAGCCGGCTGAGGAGACGAAGGAAAAGGAGTCGGCCACAGCCAGCGCCCTGACAGCGGAGAAGAATCCCGAGCTGGACAGCTTCCAGCCGCAGCTGCAGGGCGGATTCAAGCCGATCTATCCGCCAGGCTACCAGCACGTGGAGCAGCTGATCGACCATGAAGACGCCAAGAACAGAGACCAAGACCAGCCCCTGGCACTGCCTCTGGTGGCGGTCACCACGAGCACAGCAAAACCGGCGACGGCAgctgccaccagcagcagttcgTCCTCCACAACCACCACGACGTCCACCACCAATCAGCCCGGAACAACGAAAGCttctgccacagcaacaaccacaacgaCTACCCAAGCGCCAGCTGGAAGCGTAAAGCCGACGCAGCGCAAGAAGTCCACTTTCGAGACTAGCCTGGCGGCCCTGCTCTTcggagacgaggacgaggaggatggCGCACGCAAGTCCGCGGAGCTGCCAAAGGCCCAGGCCGGACCACGGAATGTGCCCCGCATGGGACCCCGAAGTCTGACGCTCAGCTAA